A window of the Narcine bancroftii isolate sNarBan1 chromosome 4, sNarBan1.hap1, whole genome shotgun sequence genome harbors these coding sequences:
- the frzb gene encoding secreted frizzled-related protein 3 isoform X1: MLRLGGSRLFLWVGCLGLGLVGVVEAAGCEPIRIPMCKSMPWNMTKMPNHLHHSTQDNAVLAIEQYEGLVGIRCSPVLLFFLCAMYAPICTIDFQHEPIKPCKSVCERARDGCEPVMRRYNHSWPENLACQDFPVYDRGVCISPEAIVTADAPGESHEGPQVKLTGEKETVPDSSTHSNNNCRNLGGDSCRCRAMKLTQKVFMRNNFNYVIRAKVKEVRNKCHDVATTVEVKDVLKSSLVNIPKETVTLHTSSACLCPDIRTNEEYIIMGYEDEQRARLLLVEGSIVVKWKDRLGKRIKNWDLKFRELKRKGRRGQQHGEKRLQPRDTAVASKWRNKRKNVKQTRQ; encoded by the exons ATGCTTCGACTCGGAGGGTCCCGGCTCTTCTTGTGGGTGGGCTGTCTAGGTCTGGGTCTGGTTGGCGTGGTCGAAGCCGCTGGCTGCGAACCCATCCGGATCCCGATGTGCAAGTCGATGCCCTGGAACATGACCAAGATGCCGAACCATCTGCACCACAGCACCCAGGATAACGCCGTGTTGGCCATCGAACAGTACGAGGGCTTGGTGGGCATCCGCTGCAGCCCCGTGTTGCTGTTCTTCTTGTGCGCGATGTACGCGCCCATCTGCACCATCGACTTTCAACACGAGCCCATCAAGCCGTGCAAGTCGGTGTGCGAGCGGGCGAGGGACGGCTGCGAGCCCGTCATGAGAAGGTACAACCATAGCTGGCCGGAGAACCTCGCCTGCCAGGACTTCCCCGTCTACGACCGCGGAGTCTGCATCTCCCCCGAAGCCATTGTCACCGCCGACGCGCCCGGTGAGTCTCACGAGGGTCCACAGGTTAAGCTCACAGGTGAAAAGG aaacagTTCCAGACTCATCCACTCATTCCAATAACAACTGCAGAAACCTGGGAGGCG ATAGCTGCAGGTGCCGGGCGATGAAGCTCACACAGAAAGTTTTCATGAGGAATAACTTCAATTACG TTATTCGAGCTAAAGTGAAGGAAGTCAGGAATAAATGCCACGACGTTGCCACGACCGTGGAAGTGAAAGATGTTCTGAAATCTTCTCTGGTCAACATCCCGAAGGAAACGGTGACGCTTCACACCAGCTCGGCTTGTCTCTGCCCCGATATCAGGACGAATGAGGAGTACATTATCATGGGCTACGAGGACGAACAGAGGGCGAG GTTACTGCTGGTGGAGGGTTCCATCGTCGTGAAGTGGAAGGATCGACTTGGCAAGCGAATCAAG AACTGGGATCTTAAATTCCGCGAGCTCAaaaggaaggggagaaggggccAACAACATGGAGAGAAACGTCTACAGCCAAGGGATACAGCAGTCGCATCCAAatggaggaataaaagaaagaatgtTAAGCAAACTCGTCAGTAA
- the frzb gene encoding secreted frizzled-related protein 3 isoform X3, which yields MLRLGGSRLFLWVGCLGLGLVGVVEAAGCEPIRIPMCKSMPWNMTKMPNHLHHSTQDNAVLAIEQYEGLVGIRCSPVLLFFLCAMYAPICTIDFQHEPIKPCKSVCERARDGCEPVMRRYNHSWPENLACQDFPVYDRGVCISPEAIVTADAPDSCRCRAMKLTQKVFMRNNFNYVIRAKVKEVRNKCHDVATTVEVKDVLKSSLVNIPKETVTLHTSSACLCPDIRTNEEYIIMGYEDEQRARLLLVEGSIVVKWKDRLGKRIKNWDLKFRELKRKGRRGQQHGEKRLQPRDTAVASKWRNKRKNVKQTRQ from the exons ATGCTTCGACTCGGAGGGTCCCGGCTCTTCTTGTGGGTGGGCTGTCTAGGTCTGGGTCTGGTTGGCGTGGTCGAAGCCGCTGGCTGCGAACCCATCCGGATCCCGATGTGCAAGTCGATGCCCTGGAACATGACCAAGATGCCGAACCATCTGCACCACAGCACCCAGGATAACGCCGTGTTGGCCATCGAACAGTACGAGGGCTTGGTGGGCATCCGCTGCAGCCCCGTGTTGCTGTTCTTCTTGTGCGCGATGTACGCGCCCATCTGCACCATCGACTTTCAACACGAGCCCATCAAGCCGTGCAAGTCGGTGTGCGAGCGGGCGAGGGACGGCTGCGAGCCCGTCATGAGAAGGTACAACCATAGCTGGCCGGAGAACCTCGCCTGCCAGGACTTCCCCGTCTACGACCGCGGAGTCTGCATCTCCCCCGAAGCCATTGTCACCGCCGACGCGCCCG ATAGCTGCAGGTGCCGGGCGATGAAGCTCACACAGAAAGTTTTCATGAGGAATAACTTCAATTACG TTATTCGAGCTAAAGTGAAGGAAGTCAGGAATAAATGCCACGACGTTGCCACGACCGTGGAAGTGAAAGATGTTCTGAAATCTTCTCTGGTCAACATCCCGAAGGAAACGGTGACGCTTCACACCAGCTCGGCTTGTCTCTGCCCCGATATCAGGACGAATGAGGAGTACATTATCATGGGCTACGAGGACGAACAGAGGGCGAG GTTACTGCTGGTGGAGGGTTCCATCGTCGTGAAGTGGAAGGATCGACTTGGCAAGCGAATCAAG AACTGGGATCTTAAATTCCGCGAGCTCAaaaggaaggggagaaggggccAACAACATGGAGAGAAACGTCTACAGCCAAGGGATACAGCAGTCGCATCCAAatggaggaataaaagaaagaatgtTAAGCAAACTCGTCAGTAA
- the frzb gene encoding secreted frizzled-related protein 3 isoform X2: protein MLRLGGSRLFLWVGCLGLGLVGVVEAAGCEPIRIPMCKSMPWNMTKMPNHLHHSTQDNAVLAIEQYEGLVGIRCSPVLLFFLCAMYAPICTIDFQHEPIKPCKSVCERARDGCEPVMRRYNHSWPENLACQDFPVYDRGVCISPEAIVTADAPETVPDSSTHSNNNCRNLGGDSCRCRAMKLTQKVFMRNNFNYVIRAKVKEVRNKCHDVATTVEVKDVLKSSLVNIPKETVTLHTSSACLCPDIRTNEEYIIMGYEDEQRARLLLVEGSIVVKWKDRLGKRIKNWDLKFRELKRKGRRGQQHGEKRLQPRDTAVASKWRNKRKNVKQTRQ, encoded by the exons ATGCTTCGACTCGGAGGGTCCCGGCTCTTCTTGTGGGTGGGCTGTCTAGGTCTGGGTCTGGTTGGCGTGGTCGAAGCCGCTGGCTGCGAACCCATCCGGATCCCGATGTGCAAGTCGATGCCCTGGAACATGACCAAGATGCCGAACCATCTGCACCACAGCACCCAGGATAACGCCGTGTTGGCCATCGAACAGTACGAGGGCTTGGTGGGCATCCGCTGCAGCCCCGTGTTGCTGTTCTTCTTGTGCGCGATGTACGCGCCCATCTGCACCATCGACTTTCAACACGAGCCCATCAAGCCGTGCAAGTCGGTGTGCGAGCGGGCGAGGGACGGCTGCGAGCCCGTCATGAGAAGGTACAACCATAGCTGGCCGGAGAACCTCGCCTGCCAGGACTTCCCCGTCTACGACCGCGGAGTCTGCATCTCCCCCGAAGCCATTGTCACCGCCGACGCGCCCG aaacagTTCCAGACTCATCCACTCATTCCAATAACAACTGCAGAAACCTGGGAGGCG ATAGCTGCAGGTGCCGGGCGATGAAGCTCACACAGAAAGTTTTCATGAGGAATAACTTCAATTACG TTATTCGAGCTAAAGTGAAGGAAGTCAGGAATAAATGCCACGACGTTGCCACGACCGTGGAAGTGAAAGATGTTCTGAAATCTTCTCTGGTCAACATCCCGAAGGAAACGGTGACGCTTCACACCAGCTCGGCTTGTCTCTGCCCCGATATCAGGACGAATGAGGAGTACATTATCATGGGCTACGAGGACGAACAGAGGGCGAG GTTACTGCTGGTGGAGGGTTCCATCGTCGTGAAGTGGAAGGATCGACTTGGCAAGCGAATCAAG AACTGGGATCTTAAATTCCGCGAGCTCAaaaggaaggggagaaggggccAACAACATGGAGAGAAACGTCTACAGCCAAGGGATACAGCAGTCGCATCCAAatggaggaataaaagaaagaatgtTAAGCAAACTCGTCAGTAA